The Paenibacillus sp. FSL R7-0345 DNA segment TCAATGAACTGCTCCTGCTCCTTCTGCCGGCTCCGGCCTTCCAGCGTACGGCCCAAGTGCCAGTCGCCTGTATGCAATATGCGCATTTCCGCCCTCTTTTCCCCGCACAAACGCGGTATTTCATTGATCTGATATGTCAGTTCATTTAATAGACTTACAGACTCACAGCATGCCCGCCGTCAAAAAAGTACAGCCAGATCTCGCTGACCTGCTCGCCTGTAATATCCTGCAGCGCTTTGCTGTACAGCTCAAGCTGGAAACGGTATTTCTCTCTTAGCCCGTCCAGCCCGCCTGTATGCTCCAGAACGGCATCTGTTTTGTAATCGACCAGGATCAGCCGCCCATTCTCGCGGAACAGACAGTCGATCACCCCCTGGATCAGCACGGCTTCTGCAAGTGCACTCCCGCCTGTCACCGGAGTTTCTGCAGCAGCCTGATTATAGTAATCAAGCCCCTCGTAAGCCTCAACAGCCGGAACCATATAACTGAACGGCTGCTCCCTGCGCTTCCACTCGGCGTCAAGCAGTCTGCCGCCCAGCTCACTTCTAAAAAAAGCTTCCACCTCATCCAGTTCAACCGCTTCAGCCTGCTCACTGCTCAAAATGGCAACTCTGGCAAGGCGCGCCAGCGTCGCTTCCAGCACGGCACGGTCAACCGGACCATCCAGCGGAATGTGCTGCATTACCGTATGGTAGGCGGTACCGCGTTCCGCACCCGTGAGGCCGCGCTTCTCCATAAATTTGGGACGGCGCAGATGAAGACTGTCCGCACGCGAAGCTTGTGCTGTGCCCGGCCGGTCCTTCCGTCCGCCGGCTTCAGCCCGTTCCTCCAGCAGATCAAAGGAGGGCTGGTCCTGCAGCGACAGCATCGACTTCAGCTCCGTAACCGAAGTCTTCGCCGGAATAGCGGAGGCTGCGGCCAGCGGATATTGCCATTCGAGTCTGGCGGCAATCTCCCCCGCCGATGCTGTGGAGTAGGCGGTTACCGCCTTGCCTTTGCGCAGCGCTTCGAGCACCTGCCGTTTCTCTTCATTTTTGGCTGCATCGTCTTCCGCGGCAACATGTGTACTTGAGCTTAACGCGGCTGCATTCTGCACAGAGATGCTCCAGTTGGAGCTGTCGCCGTGCAGCACTGTTGATCCCGTTCCCTCTATACCCGCCAGCTTGCGCAGAATGGCTGCGGCGGGATGGCGGATCAGCGCCGGGCCGACCCAATCCAGATAGCTGCGGCCCCTGGCCAGCAGATGATCGGCAAGCAGCAGCTCCTCACGGCTCTGCGTTCCTGCCCACGCCGTTACGGTGCGCGATACATCCCGCAGCGTGCCGACGAGAATCATTTTGTCGCGCGGCCGGGTCAAGGCTACATAAAGCACACGCATCTCCTCAGCCAGCAGCTCCAGCCGGGACCGCCGGTTGATTGCAAGATACGGAAGGGTCGGGTAGCTGACCCGTGTCTCCCGCTCCACAAACCGCGGGCCGAAGCCCAGTTCCTTATGCATCAGGAACGGGGAGTGCAGATCCTGGCGGTTGAATTGCTTCGCCATCCCGGCGATAAAGACAACCGGGAATTCCAGTCCTTTGGACTTGTGGATTGTCATAATGTTTACTCCGCCGGTTTCTTCACCGGTTCCTGCGGCAACCCCGAGGTCCCCCCCGTTTTCACGGAGACGGTTGATAAAGACGAGAAAGCGGAACAGGCCGCGGGCCGTGGTATCATTTTCAAACTGGACTGCCCGATCATACAAGGCTTTGAGATTGTTCTGGCGCTGGAATCCGCCCGGCAGACCCCCGACCCATTCCAGATATCCGCTCTCCCCGTAAATACGCCAGATCAGCGTGCTCAGGCTGCCCTGGCGTGCGGCATCTCTCCAGCCCTCAAGCAGATCAAGGAAATGCTCCAGCTTCTCACGCAGCCGCGGCTGGATTGCAGAATCCGAGCCGAAGTCTGCAGAACCGGAATGTTCCAGCGCTGCCGCACTCTCTGCCTGGGCCAGAGCAGCATCAGTCCCGGTTCCGGCAGTTTGCTCTCCAGCTGCCGCTGTGAGAGCGTCATAAAAAGTACCGTTGCTGCACAGACGGACAGCAGCCAGCTCCTCCTCGGTCAAGCCGACAACCGGCGAGCGGAGCACTCCGGCCAGCGGAATGTCCTGGCTTGGGTTATCTGTAATCTGCAGCAGGGAGAGGGCAATTTCCACTTCGGTAGCCTGAAAATAACCTTTGTTCTGATCTCCGAAGGCCGGAATGCCCTCCAGACGCAGCTCTTCAATCATCAGCGGTGTCCAGATCCGGGCTGAGCGCAGCAGAATAACGATGTCCCCGTATACGACCGGACGCATCAGCTTCTGTGATTTATCATAAATCAGCAGCGGTGCGCCGCCGGTCATCCCGGTCATCTGCGAGATGCGCCGGGCGATGGCCCGTGCTTCCAGCTGCGCCGTTTCGCTCTCAATGGCCTCATTCTCCTGGACCGGGAGCTCGCCGTCTTCCCCGGATTCTTCTACCCCTCTTCCGGAGGAAGCTCCCTTGTCGATCAGCAGCAGCTCAGGGGCAAAATAAGGTACCGGCCCCTTCTCGGCCGCTCCGGGAAAGTTCGCTCCATAGACCAGCTCTGCCCGTTCATCATAACTGATCTCCGCAACCGTCTTGTCCATAATCTGCCGGAAAACCATATTAACGGCGTTGACGACTTCCATCCGGCTGCGGAAATTGCGGGCCAAGTCAATAACCATGCCGCTTCCGGGGGCTTCTTCTCCCGCTCCAGCAGCAGCCTCATCTCCCGCTTCCGTTGCACCTGCGGAGCTGAAGCTGTTGTATTTGTCCAGGAACAACCCCGGCTCGGCGAGCCGGAACCGGTAAATGCTCTGCTTCATGTCGCCAACCATGAACCGGTTGCCCGGCGACTCGCGTGCGATCAGCCGGACAATCTCCTCCTGCACACTGTTTGTATCCTGATATTCATCGAGCAGCACCTCATCGAACTGCCCACGGTATTCCACCGCAGCATCCGAAGGAAGTGAATGGCCCGGCTGTGAATCAGGATGACGCAGAATCTGCAGGCAGTAATGCTCCAGATCACTGAAGTCGACCAGTCCCCGGCCGGCCTTCTCCTGGCGGTAACGCTCACCGAAGGCGATAACCGTCTCAGCCAGCTCATGCATCAGCGGAGCCGCCTCATGCAGCTCAGCCAGAAAAGCATCTGCAGGACGCCCGAACAGTGATTTCTGCAGCTCAAGCAGGCTCTTCTTCACGTTATCACGCAGTTCCTTGACCATTTCCTGCAGCCCTGGATCGGTAGAATCCTTCCGGCAGGCCTTCAGCTTGCCGAAATAGATTTCCACAAACACATCATACAGCTCAGCCCAGAGCCGCGAGGCCAGAGCCTCCTGCATTCCTTGCACCATGGCCAGATCCTCGGCCAGATTATCCGCATACGGGGCAGGCCCGCCCGGCTGCAGGGCAATTTCCCTGGCCTGCAGCAGCTGGCTGGCAGCTCCGTCCAGCGTCAGCTTCGCTTCAGCCAGAATGCTCTGCACCCAGGGGGTCTCTCCCAGACTCTCCGTGTCCGGCAGGGCAAAATCAGCCGCAGTATCCCGCAGCCACTGATCGGGCCACGGATGACTGCGCGAAAAGTCATGCAGCCGCTGTATTAGCGCATGCACTGCATCATCGCTGCGTTCTCCGCTGAACCAGTCTGCCAGCTGCACAAATACAGGGTCTTCCTCTTCCTCATTCATTTCCCCGTATTTTTCCTCCAGGAGCTCTTCCAGCAGCTCCTGGCGCATCATTTCCGCTTCATGCTCATTCAGAATCCGGAAGCCCGGATCGATCGGGATGATCTGATAATATCTGCGGATGACTTCCAGGCAAAAGGAATGCAGCGTTGTAATGGAAGCTCTGCCCAGCAGGGCGAGCTGGCGGCGCAGATGATCCGCCTCAGGGCTCTGCCCGCCTGCGGCGCCTTCCGTCTCCTCCAGCTTCTGTTCCAGCGCCTCACGGATCCGCTGGCGCATTTCCGAGGCAGCTGCTTTCGTGAATGTGGCGACGAGCAGCCGGTCCACGCTGAAGCCGGTTTCCGCCCGGCTGATTTTGCGGATAATCCGCTCTACCAGTACCGCCGTTTTACCTGAGCCTGCCGCAGCCGCAACCAGTATATCGTCGCCGCTCTCGGCAATTGCCCGCCACTGGTCGTCACTCCAAAAGCTGCCTTCCGGCTTCGGTTCTATTTCCGCTCTGATCCTCACGGCTTCTCTCCTCCTTTATTCGACAGCAGCTCCCAGACGGCATCCTTGCCCGGTTTGCCCAGATTGTTATAGCCGTTACCTTCTACCGCCTCATCGAACTGGCAGACCGGCCGGAATGAACAGAAGGTACAAGCTGTCTCCTGCTGAATCCGGTAAGGCTGGATGGCCACATCCCCTTCGGTAATCCGCGTCCCGATCTCTGTAATATTGCTGCGTACAGAGGATAGCAGCTGTCCCCACTGCTCAGGCGTAGCCACGGATGCGCTGCTGTAGAAGCTTCCGTCACTTTTAAGCGCCACCGGTACAATGGA contains these protein-coding regions:
- the addA gene encoding helicase-exonuclease AddAB subunit AddA, with the protein product MRIRAEIEPKPEGSFWSDDQWRAIAESGDDILVAAAAGSGKTAVLVERIIRKISRAETGFSVDRLLVATFTKAAASEMRQRIREALEQKLEETEGAAGGQSPEADHLRRQLALLGRASITTLHSFCLEVIRRYYQIIPIDPGFRILNEHEAEMMRQELLEELLEEKYGEMNEEEEDPVFVQLADWFSGERSDDAVHALIQRLHDFSRSHPWPDQWLRDTAADFALPDTESLGETPWVQSILAEAKLTLDGAASQLLQAREIALQPGGPAPYADNLAEDLAMVQGMQEALASRLWAELYDVFVEIYFGKLKACRKDSTDPGLQEMVKELRDNVKKSLLELQKSLFGRPADAFLAELHEAAPLMHELAETVIAFGERYRQEKAGRGLVDFSDLEHYCLQILRHPDSQPGHSLPSDAAVEYRGQFDEVLLDEYQDTNSVQEEIVRLIARESPGNRFMVGDMKQSIYRFRLAEPGLFLDKYNSFSSAGATEAGDEAAAGAGEEAPGSGMVIDLARNFRSRMEVVNAVNMVFRQIMDKTVAEISYDERAELVYGANFPGAAEKGPVPYFAPELLLIDKGASSGRGVEESGEDGELPVQENEAIESETAQLEARAIARRISQMTGMTGGAPLLIYDKSQKLMRPVVYGDIVILLRSARIWTPLMIEELRLEGIPAFGDQNKGYFQATEVEIALSLLQITDNPSQDIPLAGVLRSPVVGLTEEELAAVRLCSNGTFYDALTAAAGEQTAGTGTDAALAQAESAAALEHSGSADFGSDSAIQPRLREKLEHFLDLLEGWRDAARQGSLSTLIWRIYGESGYLEWVGGLPGGFQRQNNLKALYDRAVQFENDTTARGLFRFLVFINRLRENGGDLGVAAGTGEETGGVNIMTIHKSKGLEFPVVFIAGMAKQFNRQDLHSPFLMHKELGFGPRFVERETRVSYPTLPYLAINRRSRLELLAEEMRVLYVALTRPRDKMILVGTLRDVSRTVTAWAGTQSREELLLADHLLARGRSYLDWVGPALIRHPAAAILRKLAGIEGTGSTVLHGDSSNWSISVQNAAALSSSTHVAAEDDAAKNEEKRQVLEALRKGKAVTAYSTASAGEIAARLEWQYPLAAASAIPAKTSVTELKSMLSLQDQPSFDLLEERAEAGGRKDRPGTAQASRADSLHLRRPKFMEKRGLTGAERGTAYHTVMQHIPLDGPVDRAVLEATLARLARVAILSSEQAEAVELDEVEAFFRSELGGRLLDAEWKRREQPFSYMVPAVEAYEGLDYYNQAAAETPVTGGSALAEAVLIQGVIDCLFRENGRLILVDYKTDAVLEHTGGLDGLREKYRFQLELYSKALQDITGEQVSEIWLYFFDGGHAVSL